A single genomic interval of Halalkalibaculum roseum harbors:
- a CDS encoding M56 family metallopeptidase — translation MDIINTLQNLGSTGFDLLLLPIVLWTAMSLLALAMMRYSENLNAIFRYHGHIALILALPIGLLAALMNHWLHTFGETAGSFATKFIVIQNPIVIPAAAKMQETSFYMDPAFWGGAAILALGTVALILLLKLAADFISLSIFAKSTPKRPIESILELSTSNTRICKKLSLPVYLSFSDSVDVPFTYGWKKPVIVIPDHLKDQSSEKLNLAIRHELMHIRHHDYALNAVLMTIKALFWFHPIIHKLYAGFKEYREISCDSEVLSDDTISRKSYAQLLFELAGKQTFSKTPAVSMAVPTSTLKKRIQIMSNQNHKHTMFKTSFYITLFSALFMTGIMACTDIQDSGIRNSDIENAQAKISASQDGMSPLYVLDGEIIEDEVTRNKLSAVKTKYIESLNVLKGEKAIEEYGPKAQNGVIEFKLLDRETAFNDLKAPPAPGTKTESSSAKDDHFVVVEQMPELKGGMQSLMSNITYPEEARKAGIEGRVIVQFIVNKEGQVENPQIIKGIGGGADEEALRVVKEAEFTPGYQKGQPVRVQYSLPVVFKLQKDDA, via the coding sequence ATGGATATAATCAATACACTACAAAATCTTGGTTCAACAGGTTTTGATTTACTGCTTCTTCCGATCGTTCTATGGACCGCAATGAGTCTTCTGGCTTTGGCAATGATGAGATATTCGGAGAACCTAAATGCGATCTTCCGGTATCACGGACACATTGCTTTGATTCTGGCTCTTCCTATCGGACTTTTGGCTGCGCTGATGAATCATTGGCTACACACTTTTGGAGAAACAGCCGGATCCTTTGCTACTAAGTTCATCGTCATTCAGAACCCAATTGTGATACCGGCTGCTGCTAAAATGCAGGAAACATCCTTCTATATGGATCCTGCATTCTGGGGTGGCGCTGCTATACTCGCTCTTGGGACAGTCGCACTTATTCTACTGTTAAAACTGGCAGCTGATTTTATCTCTCTCAGTATTTTTGCCAAAAGTACCCCCAAAAGACCCATCGAGTCTATTCTAGAATTATCAACCAGCAATACACGCATCTGTAAAAAACTGTCATTACCGGTGTACCTATCCTTTTCCGATTCAGTGGACGTACCCTTTACATATGGGTGGAAAAAGCCGGTGATTGTAATACCGGATCACCTTAAAGATCAGTCATCCGAGAAGCTGAATCTGGCTATACGGCATGAACTGATGCACATCAGACACCATGATTATGCCTTGAATGCTGTATTAATGACTATAAAAGCTCTCTTCTGGTTCCATCCCATCATTCATAAACTTTATGCCGGGTTTAAGGAATACCGGGAAATATCCTGTGACAGTGAGGTACTTTCGGACGATACAATTTCAAGAAAATCCTATGCCCAACTGTTGTTTGAGTTGGCAGGAAAACAAACGTTCAGCAAAACTCCGGCTGTAAGCATGGCTGTACCAACATCAACTCTCAAAAAGCGAATTCAAATTATGAGTAACCAAAATCATAAACATACGATGTTTAAAACAAGCTTCTATATCACGCTATTTTCTGCACTCTTCATGACAGGAATCATGGCATGTACCGACATACAAGACAGCGGTATCCGAAACAGTGATATCGAAAATGCCCAAGCTAAGATTTCAGCATCTCAGGACGGAATGAGTCCATTGTATGTATTGGACGGTGAAATCATTGAAGATGAAGTAACCAGAAATAAGCTGTCCGCCGTAAAAACGAAGTACATTGAATCGCTGAATGTGTTGAAAGGCGAAAAAGCCATCGAAGAATATGGACCCAAAGCCCAAAACGGGGTCATTGAATTTAAATTACTCGACAGAGAAACAGCCTTCAACGACCTGAAAGCACCACCGGCTCCGGGAACCAAAACCGAGAGTTCTTCAGCAAAAGATGATCACTTCGTGGTTGTCGAACAAATGCCCGAGCTCAAAGGTGGAATGCAAAGTTTGATGAGCAACATAACGTATCCCGAAGAGGCCCGTAAAGCGGGAATTGAAGGCCGTGTTATCGTACAATTCATCGTAAATAAAGAGGGTCAGGTTGAAAACCCCCAGATCATCAAAGGCATCGGCGGCGGTGCTGATGAGGAAGCACTGAGAGTGGTTAAAGAAGCGGAATTCACGCCCGGTTATCAAAAGGGACAACCTGTACGCGTGCAATACTCCCTGCCCGTAGTCTTTAAGCTCCAGAAAGACGACGCCTAA
- a CDS encoding BlaI/MecI/CopY family transcriptional regulator: MKKSLTPLGETEMEVLHHVWEMGEATVKDVKKRIMNDRQVAYTTVMTVMKNLADKGYLKYRKDGVTYVYSPAQEPESVRFNLVKELVKKVFKGSPTELVQTLVEGEELSDTDRSEILKLINNMKEE, translated from the coding sequence ATGAAAAAATCACTGACTCCGCTGGGCGAAACCGAAATGGAAGTGCTTCACCATGTATGGGAAATGGGTGAAGCTACCGTGAAAGATGTGAAGAAACGCATCATGAATGATCGACAGGTTGCCTACACCACCGTAATGACGGTTATGAAAAATCTAGCTGATAAAGGATACCTGAAATACCGAAAAGATGGTGTCACTTATGTCTATAGTCCGGCACAGGAACCTGAATCCGTCCGCTTCAACCTGGTGAAAGAGCTGGTCAAAAAAGTATTTAAGGGATCCCCTACCGAACTCGTTCAGACCCTGGTGGAAGGTGAAGAGCTCTCTGATACCGACCGTTCAGAAATTTTGAAGCTGATCAATAACATGAAGGAGGAATGA
- a CDS encoding TIGR00725 family protein, whose translation MAKTIIGVMGPGNEPEEKDLQIAYELGKLIGQRSWVLLTGGRNVGVMDAASLGASEKDGLVVGVLPDKDRSRMSLHVDIPIVTGMGSARNNINVLSSDVIIACGTGAGTLSEIMLALKAGKDVILLNQSKNALDFLQSLESDLVHEASSAYEAITMAERLL comes from the coding sequence ATGGCAAAAACAATTATTGGTGTAATGGGTCCGGGTAATGAACCTGAAGAGAAGGACCTCCAGATTGCTTATGAGCTTGGCAAATTAATTGGACAAAGAAGCTGGGTACTGTTAACGGGTGGGCGGAATGTGGGTGTGATGGACGCAGCATCCCTGGGTGCATCGGAAAAAGACGGGTTGGTCGTGGGCGTTCTGCCCGATAAGGATCGCAGCAGGATGTCCCTGCACGTGGATATCCCAATTGTAACAGGAATGGGAAGTGCCCGGAACAATATCAATGTGCTCTCTTCCGATGTGATCATTGCCTGTGGAACAGGTGCCGGTACCCTATCAGAGATTATGCTCGCTTTAAAAGCAGGAAAAGATGTGATTCTATTGAACCAGTCCAAAAATGCCCTTGACTTCTTGCAAAGCCTGGAATCTGATTTAGTGCATGAAGCCTCTTCCGCATACGAGGCTATAACTATGGCGGAACGATTACTATAG
- a CDS encoding cryptochrome/photolyase family protein has product MEKRDYLKEIDGVIEEADPADYDKAVLILPDQINLNVWPEWIHDEKPLLILIESYPVHRTLPYHKKRLTYLLSSLRHFAVECSSNGFPVHYQSTDQHYDKVLKDILDGNKELALSFMNPSEWDSRERLQELRKKYENRVTKISNTFFFADPDDWKQKIEPGYRMEYFYRDMRKKTGYLMNGDEPEGGEWNYDENNRESLPSGYDIPEPTRFQPDDITLEVMEMVDEKFPDHFGKTDHFYYATSRKQAMELLDEFIDNRLDDFGPYEDAMASDEPLLFHSGLSPYMNNGLLLPWEICERAIEAYRENDEIPINSVEGLVRQILGWREFVHIYYEAMMPEVRDTNFMNFNESLPKMYWSGETRMHCMKQSLKPVIEQGYSHHIQRLMVLSNFSNLTKTDPRELNEWFRFAYVDAHEWVVLPNVLGMSTFADGGVLASKPYVSSGNYINKMSDYCKSCEYSISKKTGEDACPFNYLYWNFVDEQRDAFEESGRNSFMVNMYEKKSEENKEAIRNSTENFLEQLKRYKNS; this is encoded by the coding sequence ATGGAGAAAAGAGATTATTTGAAAGAAATTGATGGTGTCATTGAGGAAGCTGATCCGGCGGATTATGACAAAGCAGTTTTAATATTGCCGGACCAGATCAATCTGAATGTTTGGCCGGAATGGATCCATGATGAAAAACCGCTGCTTATATTAATTGAATCCTATCCTGTTCACCGGACTCTTCCATATCACAAAAAGAGGCTGACTTACCTGCTGAGCTCCCTGCGTCACTTTGCGGTGGAGTGTTCGAGTAATGGATTTCCCGTGCATTACCAATCGACTGACCAACACTACGATAAAGTTCTGAAAGATATCCTAGACGGGAATAAGGAGTTGGCACTCAGCTTTATGAATCCTTCGGAATGGGATAGCAGGGAAAGACTGCAGGAATTAAGAAAAAAATACGAGAACCGTGTTACGAAAATATCCAACACCTTCTTTTTTGCGGATCCCGATGATTGGAAGCAGAAAATAGAGCCCGGTTATCGGATGGAGTACTTTTACCGGGATATGAGGAAGAAAACCGGATATTTGATGAATGGTGATGAGCCCGAAGGCGGGGAATGGAATTACGATGAAAACAACCGGGAATCGCTCCCGTCCGGCTATGATATCCCCGAACCTACCCGTTTTCAACCTGATGATATTACGCTTGAAGTAATGGAGATGGTTGATGAAAAATTTCCTGACCATTTCGGGAAGACAGATCATTTCTACTATGCTACCAGCCGTAAACAGGCTATGGAGCTATTGGATGAGTTTATTGACAATCGTCTTGATGACTTTGGTCCCTACGAAGATGCAATGGCCAGTGACGAACCGCTGCTTTTTCACTCGGGGCTGTCACCCTATATGAATAACGGGTTATTATTGCCCTGGGAGATTTGTGAAAGGGCTATTGAGGCGTACCGGGAGAACGATGAGATACCCATAAATTCTGTGGAGGGACTGGTAAGGCAAATATTGGGCTGGCGTGAATTTGTGCATATCTACTACGAAGCCATGATGCCGGAGGTGAGGGATACCAACTTCATGAATTTCAATGAATCACTGCCAAAGATGTATTGGTCCGGCGAAACGCGAATGCACTGCATGAAACAAAGCCTCAAACCGGTTATTGAACAGGGATATTCCCATCACATCCAGCGACTGATGGTATTGAGCAACTTTAGCAATCTGACTAAAACAGATCCTCGAGAGCTCAATGAGTGGTTTAGATTTGCCTATGTGGATGCACACGAGTGGGTAGTTTTGCCTAATGTGCTGGGCATGAGCACTTTTGCAGATGGAGGTGTGCTGGCATCAAAACCGTATGTTTCCAGCGGTAATTATATCAATAAAATGAGCGACTACTGTAAAAGTTGCGAATACAGCATCAGCAAAAAAACGGGTGAGGACGCCTGTCCCTTTAATTACTTGTACTGGAATTTTGTAGACGAACAGCGTGATGCCTTCGAAGAGAGCGGGCGAAACAGCTTCATGGTAAATATGTATGAAAAGAAATCGGAAGAGAACAAGGAAGCCATAAGGAACTCAACAGAGAACTTTCTTGAGCAGCTAAAACGTTATAAGAACTCATAG
- a CDS encoding aldo/keto reductase, producing MEFTQVSDLDFNISRVTLGTWAIGGWQWGGTNEQESIDTILKALNMGVTTIDTAPIYGFGKSEELVGKAVKEYGNRDEIQIATKLGLEWDENENVERNTSRERILKEFEDSLRRLQTDYIDIYQIHWPDLKNDFKETASTMLQLLDRGKIKAIGASNFSVEQMEEFQKYAPIHIAQPPYNLFERGIEKDVLPYCNKNNISLLTYGALCRGLLSGKMDEDWEFKKGDLRKNTDPKFQGETFKKHLRAVDKLKEYASEELDQTVLNLAVRWILDKGVDSAIWGARRPEQVTFDEVAGWKLTDKQIEEIESIVEEIVEDPIAPAFMAPPE from the coding sequence ATGGAATTTACACAAGTAAGCGATCTTGACTTTAATATTTCGCGTGTTACACTGGGTACCTGGGCCATCGGCGGATGGCAATGGGGCGGTACCAACGAACAGGAATCGATTGATACCATTTTAAAAGCCCTGAACATGGGAGTTACTACTATTGATACGGCTCCTATTTATGGATTTGGAAAAAGCGAAGAGCTAGTCGGAAAAGCTGTCAAAGAATATGGCAACCGCGATGAGATTCAGATTGCCACAAAACTCGGCCTCGAGTGGGATGAGAATGAAAATGTGGAGAGGAACACCTCGCGGGAACGCATTTTGAAAGAGTTCGAAGATTCACTGAGAAGGCTGCAGACCGACTATATTGATATATATCAAATTCACTGGCCGGATCTGAAGAACGATTTTAAAGAGACAGCATCCACCATGCTGCAGCTGCTGGACAGAGGGAAAATAAAAGCAATAGGTGCTTCCAATTTTTCGGTAGAGCAGATGGAAGAGTTTCAAAAATATGCACCTATCCATATTGCCCAGCCGCCCTATAATCTTTTTGAACGCGGAATCGAAAAAGATGTCCTTCCATATTGCAATAAAAATAATATATCACTGCTCACCTACGGCGCACTGTGTCGGGGATTATTGAGCGGAAAAATGGACGAGGATTGGGAATTCAAAAAAGGAGATCTTCGCAAAAATACCGATCCCAAGTTCCAGGGAGAGACCTTTAAAAAACACCTGCGGGCCGTTGACAAACTGAAAGAATATGCTTCTGAGGAACTTGACCAGACCGTACTTAATCTTGCAGTTCGCTGGATTCTGGATAAAGGCGTTGATTCGGCTATATGGGGAGCACGTCGACCGGAACAGGTTACCTTCGATGAAGTAGCCGGATGGAAACTCACAGACAAGCAGATTGAAGAAATCGAATCTATTGTTGAAGAAATCGTTGAAGATCCGATTGCCCCGGCTTTCATGGCGCCACCGGAGTAA
- a CDS encoding purine-nucleoside phosphorylase encodes MSLPEFIDESVAYLKEQDIPENPEAAVILGSGLGSFGKSISDPLFINYEDIPHFPSTSVKGHDGRLISGTVNGKNIIAFSGRFHHYEGYDFEETAIPVYIAKALGVNKLIISNAAGAINTDFEVGDLMVIDSVMRHNKSISPMGYPQHRYNHYPLADKARKLAAGLGLAVQRGTYIYVTGPNYESKAEIRAFRKMGADAVGMSTAPELFEAARLRLKSVAISLISNMASGVTRDKLDHEEVKIAAESRKEDFAKLVSKLILEL; translated from the coding sequence ATGTCCCTGCCTGAATTTATTGACGAGTCTGTAGCATACCTGAAAGAACAAGATATACCGGAGAACCCGGAAGCTGCCGTCATTCTGGGCTCAGGATTGGGGAGTTTTGGGAAGAGCATAAGTGATCCGCTGTTTATAAACTACGAAGATATACCGCATTTCCCTTCAACATCTGTAAAAGGCCACGACGGACGTTTGATCTCGGGAACTGTAAATGGAAAAAACATCATTGCCTTTTCAGGACGTTTCCATCACTATGAAGGCTATGACTTCGAGGAGACTGCCATTCCCGTCTATATTGCTAAAGCATTAGGAGTAAATAAACTGATAATTTCTAATGCAGCGGGGGCCATCAATACCGATTTTGAAGTGGGGGATCTTATGGTGATTGACTCAGTGATGAGGCATAATAAGAGTATTTCTCCTATGGGATACCCGCAGCACCGCTACAACCACTACCCATTAGCTGACAAAGCTCGAAAGCTGGCAGCCGGACTTGGTCTTGCGGTACAGAGAGGAACCTACATCTATGTGACCGGCCCCAACTATGAAAGCAAGGCAGAAATAAGAGCATTTCGCAAAATGGGGGCTGATGCTGTGGGCATGTCGACCGCTCCCGAACTATTCGAAGCAGCCCGCCTGAGGTTAAAATCGGTGGCTATTTCCCTGATCAGTAATATGGCATCAGGTGTCACCCGTGACAAGCTTGATCATGAAGAGGTGAAGATTGCAGCAGAGTCCCGTAAGGAAGATTTTGCCAAATTGGTCAGTAAATTGATATTGGAACTTTAG
- a CDS encoding MBL fold metallo-hydrolase gives MKENDIICHPLYEGTFSVGLDKKFNRIDRDDPPAKGALKISLNPFLITGQNRNYLFDVGIGDFGEDTNTDTIKENLAKFGLTEYDITDIFASHLHYDHIGGLAGKGSGYWELTFPEAKLWVSGNGWQKVLNQDEYYDEEKSEFIHFLDAKADIEFLEDTDHPYDDVSINKIGGHTEFSQVLLYDDGEHKYLMAGDVLATRGEVNRNFAAKYDFDAKESMKMRKELTRKAYEEDFTILGYHDSHHPLFQLTDHDKEKGYSIKNIDSNVPA, from the coding sequence ATGAAAGAAAATGACATCATTTGCCACCCGCTATATGAAGGCACTTTTTCGGTGGGACTCGACAAAAAGTTCAATCGTATTGACAGAGATGATCCTCCTGCTAAGGGAGCCTTAAAAATTTCTCTCAATCCCTTTCTGATCACCGGTCAAAATCGAAACTATCTCTTTGATGTAGGAATAGGTGACTTCGGAGAAGACACAAATACCGATACCATCAAGGAAAACCTTGCTAAATTCGGATTAACAGAGTACGATATCACCGATATTTTTGCCAGTCACCTGCATTACGATCATATTGGTGGCCTGGCGGGCAAAGGATCCGGCTACTGGGAATTGACCTTCCCAGAGGCAAAATTATGGGTTTCGGGCAACGGCTGGCAGAAAGTGTTGAATCAGGATGAATATTATGATGAAGAGAAATCTGAATTCATTCATTTCCTAGATGCCAAAGCTGATATTGAATTTCTTGAAGATACCGACCATCCGTATGATGACGTCAGCATAAACAAAATCGGGGGGCATACCGAGTTTTCGCAGGTACTGTTGTATGACGACGGTGAGCACAAATATTTGATGGCGGGAGACGTGCTGGCTACACGCGGTGAGGTTAACCGCAATTTCGCAGCAAAATATGATTTTGATGCAAAAGAGAGTATGAAAATGAGAAAAGAGCTAACCCGTAAAGCCTATGAGGAAGATTTTACTATTCTTGGTTATCACGATAGCCACCATCCCCTCTTCCAGCTCACAGATCATGACAAGGAAAAAGGATACAGCATAAAAAATATTGATAGCAATGTCCCTGCCTGA
- a CDS encoding PhoH family protein, which yields MAKRNGDLTERDVETVLALTKGDREPEETNPLRDKSITGDFILNTHDGKAVKAKTPGQKEILEASAKNDIVFSIGPAGTGKTYTSVALAVKALKERKVNKIVLARPAVEAGETLGFLPGDLREKIDPYLRPLYDALEEMIEYDRLELHIAKGTIEIAPLAYMRGRTLNNSFVILDEAQNATNMQMKMFLTRIGFNSRAIITGDITQTDLSRKEESGLISIQNILKDIEGISFVYLDEKDVVRHKLVRDIIDAYERFENDNT from the coding sequence ATGGCCAAGCGAAACGGTGACCTGACAGAGCGTGATGTTGAAACCGTTTTGGCACTGACCAAAGGAGACCGGGAGCCTGAAGAGACTAATCCCCTGCGAGATAAAAGCATCACCGGTGATTTCATACTCAATACCCACGACGGTAAAGCCGTAAAAGCCAAAACCCCCGGTCAGAAAGAAATTCTGGAAGCATCGGCTAAAAATGACATTGTCTTTTCTATTGGGCCTGCAGGTACCGGAAAAACCTATACCTCTGTAGCCCTGGCCGTTAAGGCACTGAAAGAACGAAAAGTCAATAAAATAGTCCTGGCTCGACCCGCTGTGGAGGCCGGTGAAACACTTGGTTTTCTTCCCGGAGATCTTCGTGAAAAAATCGACCCATATCTGCGGCCACTGTATGATGCCCTGGAAGAAATGATAGAATACGATCGTCTGGAGCTTCATATTGCCAAAGGGACCATCGAAATTGCCCCACTTGCCTACATGCGCGGGCGAACCCTGAACAATTCGTTTGTCATACTGGATGAGGCCCAGAATGCCACAAACATGCAAATGAAGATGTTTCTAACCCGAATTGGGTTTAACAGTCGGGCGATCATCACCGGGGATATTACACAAACCGACCTGTCCCGAAAAGAAGAGTCGGGACTCATTTCTATTCAGAATATTCTCAAGGATATTGAAGGTATCTCTTTTGTTTACCTCGATGAAAAAGACGTTGTCAGGCATAAGCTGGTCAGAGATATCATAGACGCCTACGAGCGCTTCGAGAACGATAATACATAG
- the rpe gene encoding ribulose-phosphate 3-epimerase has translation MDFELPILAPSILASDYTKLGEEITTCTDAGVKWIHCDVMDGHFVPNISYGPAIVEAAGRASDAFLDVHLMIENPDQYIEAFADAGADQLTVHQEACPHLHRTIQSIKQQDMMAGIAVNPATSLTTIEPILEYVDLVLIMSVNPGFGGQSFIENTYQRLKDMSIIRENKQLGFLIEVDGGVGIDNIEKVTRSGADVLVAGSSVFKAKNITKSIEDLTKRARMGKGTLV, from the coding sequence ATGGACTTCGAACTTCCCATTTTAGCTCCCTCCATCCTAGCCTCCGACTATACAAAACTCGGTGAAGAGATCACTACCTGCACTGATGCCGGGGTTAAATGGATTCATTGCGATGTCATGGACGGACATTTTGTTCCCAATATCAGTTATGGTCCGGCTATCGTGGAAGCCGCAGGAAGAGCAAGTGATGCCTTTTTGGATGTCCACCTAATGATCGAAAATCCCGATCAGTATATCGAAGCTTTTGCCGATGCCGGCGCCGATCAGCTTACCGTCCACCAGGAAGCCTGTCCACATTTACACCGTACCATTCAAAGCATCAAACAGCAAGATATGATGGCCGGCATAGCGGTTAATCCTGCAACATCTCTGACTACTATTGAACCCATTCTGGAATATGTTGATTTGGTACTCATAATGAGCGTAAATCCCGGTTTTGGGGGACAGTCGTTCATTGAGAATACCTACCAAAGACTAAAGGATATGAGCATCATTCGTGAAAACAAACAGCTCGGATTCCTTATTGAAGTTGACGGGGGAGTAGGAATCGATAATATTGAAAAGGTAACCCGTTCCGGTGCCGATGTACTGGTGGCCGGTAGCAGCGTTTTTAAGGCAAAAAATATTACCAAAAGTATTGAAGATCTGACCAAGAGAGCACGCATGGGCAAGGGAACGCTGGTTTAA
- a CDS encoding PASTA domain-containing protein, translating into MIEKIRDLLTSKKFYASVSTLIAAGALLILLLDYVLMPAYTNYDEGVTVPDVTKLSLNEADSLLTTYGLRFEVSERRSNSAYPADYVIDQTPSASEIVKPNRKIYLTVNTVSTPKVEVPKVVNLSLRNAKIQLQNYGLEVGTVSYESSRFKNSVLRQSIPAGKTVNKGTVVNLAVSDGLGEKMVAVPNIIGARLAEAQQMLRTAGLRVGEIRFQPNRQYPPNTILDFTPKQEKVIEGETLKLIVSERFDVREESESGAVLDTSFVADPDSSQIQN; encoded by the coding sequence AAAATTAGAGACTTACTTACCAGCAAAAAATTCTATGCTTCTGTCAGCACGCTGATTGCCGCAGGAGCCCTCTTAATTCTATTACTGGATTATGTATTGATGCCGGCTTACACCAATTACGACGAGGGCGTCACTGTACCGGATGTTACCAAGTTATCTCTTAACGAAGCCGACAGCCTCCTGACCACCTATGGACTCCGTTTTGAAGTGTCCGAACGCCGTTCTAACTCGGCTTATCCCGCCGACTATGTGATTGATCAAACACCTTCGGCCTCTGAGATTGTCAAACCCAACAGGAAAATTTACCTGACGGTCAATACGGTTTCCACACCAAAAGTTGAGGTTCCTAAAGTGGTCAATCTCTCCCTTAGAAATGCAAAAATTCAACTGCAGAACTATGGCTTGGAAGTAGGTACGGTCAGTTATGAATCTTCTAGATTCAAGAATAGTGTACTTCGCCAGTCAATTCCGGCCGGCAAAACGGTTAATAAGGGTACCGTTGTCAATTTAGCCGTTAGCGACGGTCTCGGTGAGAAAATGGTAGCAGTACCCAATATCATTGGGGCAAGGCTGGCAGAAGCGCAGCAGATGCTTAGGACAGCCGGTCTACGTGTCGGAGAGATACGTTTCCAACCAAACAGACAATATCCGCCAAATACGATTCTTGACTTTACGCCCAAGCAGGAAAAGGTAATCGAAGGGGAAACTCTTAAACTGATTGTATCCGAGCGGTTTGATGTCAGAGAAGAGAGTGAGTCAGGTGCCGTACTGGATACTTCTTTTGTTGCCGACCCCGATAGCTCGCAAATTCAAAACTGA